A single Clostridium sp. AN503 DNA region contains:
- a CDS encoding antibiotic biosynthesis monooxygenase, protein MSKVIVLFEVKPTKAGMQKYLDNAAMLKPMLSGFEGFIRAERFTSLNEEGKLLSMNVWADETAVERWRNVMEHRMCQKEGKEQLFESYKITVCSTIREYTDVDREEAPKDSNEYLEK, encoded by the coding sequence ATGAGTAAAGTAATTGTATTGTTTGAAGTAAAACCCACAAAGGCGGGAATGCAAAAATACCTGGATAATGCTGCAATGTTAAAGCCTATGTTGTCCGGGTTTGAAGGATTTATCCGTGCAGAAAGGTTTACAAGTCTGAACGAGGAAGGAAAATTGCTGTCCATGAATGTCTGGGCAGACGAAACGGCAGTAGAACGCTGGAGAAATGTGATGGAGCATCGTATGTGCCAAAAGGAAGGAAAAGAACAACTGTTTGAAAGCTACAAAATTACAGTGTGTTCGACTATTCGTGAGTATACGGATGTGGATAGAGAGGAAGCGCCAAAAGATTCCAATGAGTATCTGGAAAAATAG
- a CDS encoding Ada metal-binding domain-containing protein, whose amino-acid sequence MTEQEMWQAVLNNDAGYDGVFFYAVKTTGIYCRPSCKSKPPKKENICFFETSEQARKAGFRPCKRCRSDLIDYQPMKQIAEDVKCKIEKVYCEQADLCQKLNEVGITGRRLADIFKDEYGMTPKAYADHLRLAEAKRLLKDTDKKVIDIAYSVGFGSLSAFYSFFKKEEKITPSEYRRERKNKRRTGDFRHE is encoded by the coding sequence ATGACGGAACAGGAAATGTGGCAGGCAGTTTTGAACAATGATGCGGGATATGACGGCGTCTTCTTTTACGCTGTTAAAACGACAGGAATATACTGCCGCCCTTCCTGTAAGTCAAAACCACCCAAAAAAGAAAATATCTGTTTCTTTGAAACATCAGAGCAGGCAAGAAAAGCTGGGTTTCGTCCCTGCAAACGCTGTAGAAGTGACTTAATCGACTATCAGCCTATGAAGCAGATTGCCGAGGATGTAAAATGCAAAATTGAAAAAGTCTATTGTGAGCAGGCTGATTTGTGCCAAAAACTGAATGAGGTTGGCATCACGGGACGGCGGCTTGCTGATATTTTTAAGGATGAATACGGAATGACACCAAAAGCCTATGCCGACCATCTCCGATTAGCAGAAGCAAAACGGCTTTTGAAGGACACCGATAAAAAAGTGATTGATATTGCCTACTCGGTTGGATTTGGCAGCTTATCAGCGTTCTATAGCTTTTTCAAAAAAGAAGAAAAAATCACGCCGTCTGAATACCGGAGAGAACGTAAAAACAAAAGAAGAACAGGAGATTTTCGACATGAGTAA
- a CDS encoding DNA-3-methyladenine glycosylase, which translates to MYFNYGEKEIDYLKSKDKKLEAVIDRIGHIDRKVDDDLFSSVVHHIIGQQISTAAQATLWNRLSDKVGDVSAESISSLNRDELQSIGMTYKKADYILDFTEKVREGSFDISALDHMADEQVIQELSSLKGIGVWTAEMIMTFCMQRPDVVSYGDLAIIRGMRMLYRHKEIDRAKFERYRKRYSPYGTVASLYLWAIAGGAIPELTDPAPTRKKS; encoded by the coding sequence TTGTACTTTAATTATGGAGAAAAAGAAATAGATTATTTGAAATCTAAAGATAAAAAATTAGAAGCGGTCATTGATCGAATTGGACATATTGACCGTAAAGTTGATGATGATTTATTCTCATCCGTTGTCCATCATATCATTGGACAGCAGATCTCAACTGCAGCACAGGCAACACTATGGAATCGATTGTCAGATAAAGTTGGTGATGTAAGTGCGGAAAGTATCTCGTCGTTAAACCGTGATGAATTACAATCCATAGGCATGACCTACAAAAAGGCTGACTACATTCTGGACTTCACCGAGAAGGTCAGAGAGGGTTCCTTTGATATATCAGCTCTGGATCATATGGCAGATGAACAGGTCATTCAGGAATTGTCTTCTCTAAAGGGGATTGGTGTCTGGACTGCGGAAATGATTATGACATTTTGTATGCAGCGTCCCGATGTGGTCAGCTATGGAGATTTGGCTATTATACGGGGAATGCGTATGCTGTATCGCCATAAAGAAATAGATAGGGCAAAGTTTGAACGATACCGAAAAAGATATTCCCCTTATGGTACAGTTGCCAGCCTTTATCTATGGGCAATCGCAGGAGGTGCGATTCCTGAGCTTACTGACCCTGCACCAACGAGGAAAAAATCATGA
- a CDS encoding dihydroxyacetone kinase subunit L — MLLLEPEVKKMLRGVARLWNENKDRLSEIDSRFGDGDHGVTIGKIAGLMERSLDAWEDDDIETFIQDLGDDTMEIGGGSAGPLYGTLIGGLAEPLTGGEGIDGAGLKAMFAGSLSAMEDITTAKVGDKTMMDALIPAVEAAAQASDDVMEILKAAAEAAEQGAKESENYISKFGRARSYKEQTIGTPDAGAVSTSLFFKGLYEGLYEGLHEAEQ; from the coding sequence ATGTTACTTTTAGAACCAGAAGTAAAGAAGATGCTGCGTGGAGTAGCACGGCTGTGGAATGAGAACAAGGACCGGCTCAGCGAGATCGACTCCCGGTTCGGAGACGGCGACCACGGAGTGACCATCGGCAAGATTGCCGGCTTGATGGAGCGGAGCCTGGATGCATGGGAGGATGATGACATCGAGACATTTATCCAGGATCTGGGGGATGATACGATGGAGATAGGCGGCGGAAGCGCAGGTCCTCTCTACGGAACCCTGATCGGAGGCCTGGCGGAACCGCTGACTGGCGGTGAGGGGATCGACGGAGCGGGTTTAAAGGCCATGTTCGCAGGCAGCCTGTCGGCGATGGAGGATATCACTACGGCCAAGGTTGGTGACAAGACGATGATGGATGCGCTGATCCCGGCGGTGGAAGCGGCTGCCCAGGCTTCAGATGATGTGATGGAGATTCTGAAGGCGGCGGCGGAAGCGGCGGAGCAGGGGGCAAAGGAGAGCGAGAACTATATCTCAAAGTTTGGCAGGGCCAGAAGCTACAAGGAGCAGACCATCGGCACGCCGGACGCAGGAGCGGTGAGCACGTCACTGTTTTTTAAAGGGCTGTATGAAGGGCTGTATGAAGGGCTGCATGAGGCGGAGCAGTGA
- a CDS encoding sugar-binding domain-containing protein: MDKRSRTERLVNIARLYYEEDRTQNEIAKQYGISRPMVSRLLKEAKTEGIVDIRIREPEYAAGRGESWMEGLRRSFGICGGAVVPDGNQDLETNAAVAEAALGYLEALGQERLGIGWGHIIGDLVSRVEQSGKPVSICRAICPLIGNGGVGLKNYHSNELVRVLAECSGAQPEFIYSPACVLSEQELRLTKELENYRAVREAWERLDAALVNIGNFPSVPDFASEARYGDLLVKQKAVGRILNYFVDGNGHVIHSDTDYAIQIPLELLGRVRHVVGICSANTKPKALSGVLRSGYVNHIIAPEHVVKAVLEE; the protein is encoded by the coding sequence ATGGACAAGCGCAGCAGGACAGAACGTCTGGTAAACATTGCCAGACTATACTATGAAGAAGACAGGACGCAAAATGAGATAGCAAAGCAGTATGGGATCTCCCGGCCGATGGTGAGCCGGTTGTTAAAGGAAGCGAAAACAGAGGGGATCGTGGATATCCGGATCCGGGAGCCGGAGTATGCGGCGGGCCGCGGTGAGAGCTGGATGGAAGGGCTGCGCCGCAGCTTCGGCATCTGCGGCGGCGCGGTGGTACCGGATGGAAATCAGGATCTGGAGACCAATGCCGCGGTGGCGGAGGCCGCGCTTGGGTATCTGGAGGCCCTGGGGCAGGAACGGCTTGGGATCGGCTGGGGCCATATCATCGGCGACCTGGTTTCCCGGGTGGAGCAGAGCGGGAAGCCGGTTTCCATCTGCAGGGCGATCTGCCCGCTGATCGGAAACGGCGGGGTAGGGCTTAAGAATTACCACTCCAACGAACTGGTGCGGGTGCTGGCAGAGTGCAGCGGCGCGCAGCCGGAGTTCATCTATAGTCCGGCCTGCGTATTGTCGGAGCAGGAATTGAGGCTTACGAAGGAACTGGAGAATTACCGCGCGGTACGTGAGGCGTGGGAGCGCCTGGATGCAGCGCTGGTGAATATTGGGAATTTCCCGTCGGTGCCGGATTTTGCTTCTGAGGCACGTTATGGGGACCTGTTGGTAAAACAGAAAGCGGTAGGGCGGATCCTGAATTACTTTGTGGACGGAAATGGACATGTCATCCATTCGGATACGGATTATGCGATCCAGATCCCGCTGGAACTTTTGGGGCGGGTCCGCCATGTGGTGGGAATCTGCTCTGCTAATACGAAACCGAAAGCTCTCAGCGGGGTGCTGCGCTCCGGGTATGTAAATCATATTATTGCTCCGGAACATGTGGTAAAAGCAGTTTTAGAAGAATAG
- a CDS encoding shikimate kinase: MKSNITLIGMPASGKSTVGVLLAKRLGYSFVDVDIVIQEKTGKLLKEIIEEQGTEGFLKVEDRINRELDVKHSVIAPGGSVIYGEKAMEHLKEISTVVYLKLSYRDVKLRLGDLKDRGVALKDGMSLRDLYNERVPLYEKYADITVDESGKTPGATVDELRAMMEARMARGEM; the protein is encoded by the coding sequence ATGAAATCGAACATAACACTGATCGGCATGCCGGCATCCGGCAAGAGCACGGTAGGGGTACTTTTGGCAAAACGGCTGGGGTATTCCTTTGTGGACGTGGATATCGTCATCCAGGAAAAGACAGGAAAGCTTCTAAAAGAGATCATCGAGGAGCAGGGAACGGAAGGATTTTTAAAGGTGGAGGACCGGATCAACCGGGAGTTGGATGTGAAGCATTCTGTGATCGCTCCGGGCGGCAGTGTCATCTATGGAGAAAAGGCCATGGAGCATCTAAAGGAGATCAGCACCGTGGTCTATCTAAAGCTCAGCTATCGGGATGTGAAACTCCGCCTTGGCGATCTGAAAGACCGGGGCGTTGCGCTGAAGGACGGCATGAGCCTGCGGGATCTGTACAATGAGCGGGTGCCGCTGTATGAAAAATATGCAGATATTACGGTGGACGAATCCGGCAAGACGCCGGGGGCGACCGTGGACGAGCTGCGGGCGATGATGGAAGCGCGCATGGCCCGGGGGGAGATGTAA
- a CDS encoding class II fructose-bisphosphate aldolase — protein MLVNMNTVLRHAEEKQCCVGAFDTPNLEILMAVIRAAEKRNEPVIIQHAQLHEPEMPIRIIGPIMVRMAKESSVPVCVMLDHGEDMEYVKTALDLGFSAVMYDGSSKPYEENVRMTKEVVALAKEYDANVEAEIGIVTGHEGREFAIQDVSEAYTDPDLAARYVKETGIDALAASVGTVHGFYATKPKLDFERIEKIKELTGVPLVMHGGSGISVEDTQHAIRCGIRKINYFSYMSNAGVRGVKKLLEEKEVKYFHDLANAAVDAMEEDVLSAMAMFALE, from the coding sequence ATGTTAGTGAATATGAATACGGTTTTGCGCCATGCGGAGGAGAAACAGTGCTGCGTTGGGGCGTTTGATACGCCGAACCTGGAGATCCTGATGGCGGTCATCCGCGCGGCTGAGAAGCGGAATGAACCTGTGATCATCCAGCACGCCCAGCTTCATGAGCCAGAGATGCCGATCCGCATCATCGGCCCCATCATGGTGCGGATGGCAAAAGAGTCTTCTGTTCCGGTCTGTGTGATGCTGGATCACGGCGAGGACATGGAGTATGTGAAAACGGCTCTGGATCTGGGGTTCTCCGCAGTCATGTACGACGGCTCCTCCAAACCTTATGAGGAAAATGTCCGCATGACAAAGGAGGTAGTCGCTCTGGCGAAGGAGTATGACGCCAACGTGGAAGCCGAGATCGGCATTGTGACCGGACATGAGGGACGGGAATTTGCGATCCAGGACGTCAGCGAGGCCTATACGGACCCGGATCTGGCTGCCCGGTACGTGAAGGAAACAGGGATCGACGCTCTGGCGGCGTCGGTGGGTACGGTGCACGGATTCTACGCCACCAAGCCGAAGCTGGACTTTGAGCGGATCGAGAAGATAAAAGAACTGACCGGTGTGCCGCTTGTGATGCACGGCGGTTCCGGCATCAGCGTGGAGGATACCCAGCACGCGATCCGCTGCGGAATCCGAAAGATCAATTATTTCTCCTATATGTCCAACGCGGGTGTGAGGGGCGTGAAAAAGCTTCTGGAAGAAAAAGAAGTGAAGTATTTTCACGATCTGGCAAACGCTGCGGTTGACGCGATGGAGGAGGATGTGCTGAGCGCGATGGCGATGTTTGCACTGGAGTGA
- a CDS encoding MurR/RpiR family transcriptional regulator yields MAEHYELFTLMARIDGMSNQFTKTDWKIVQYIKKNTTSFIELSAQELAREIGTSDASIIRFAQKVGYSGLNELKYTMQKELDKNSSSVNHSDYSSLLSDLKLLLDSLFNLTNPADIDHAREMMLKARRIFIVGLDFNKNVAEIIAHKFMTLGLTVQSLTNYDTLRLYQSLSGETDLFITISLSGNHKQLSSILADFKKNKSSVILISNYEKSLCATHANLTLLIPKTDLLHSSDTISREILILVLFDMLFHNFLTEDLKSYQTFQKTASYSKLSNQDDTRDGLRRLMDLL; encoded by the coding sequence ATGGCTGAACATTACGAACTCTTTACCCTGATGGCCCGCATAGACGGGATGTCCAATCAGTTTACCAAGACAGACTGGAAGATCGTCCAGTATATCAAAAAAAATACCACCAGTTTTATCGAGCTGAGCGCCCAGGAACTGGCCCGGGAGATCGGCACCTCCGACGCAAGCATCATCCGTTTTGCCCAGAAGGTAGGCTACAGCGGGCTGAACGAATTAAAATACACCATGCAGAAGGAGCTTGATAAGAACTCCTCCTCCGTCAACCACTCCGACTACTCCTCCCTGCTCAGCGACTTAAAGCTTCTGCTGGACAGCCTGTTCAACCTCACCAACCCGGCGGACATCGACCACGCCCGGGAGATGATGCTGAAGGCCCGGCGCATCTTCATCGTCGGACTGGACTTCAACAAAAACGTAGCAGAGATCATCGCCCACAAGTTCATGACCCTGGGCCTTACGGTCCAGTCCCTCACCAACTACGACACACTGCGTCTCTACCAGAGCCTGTCCGGAGAAACCGACCTGTTCATCACGATCTCCCTGTCCGGCAACCACAAGCAGCTGTCCTCAATCCTTGCGGATTTTAAAAAGAACAAGAGCAGCGTGATCCTCATATCCAACTATGAGAAGTCCCTGTGCGCCACCCATGCCAATCTGACCCTGCTGATCCCCAAGACAGACCTGCTCCACAGCAGCGACACGATCTCCCGCGAGATCCTGATCCTGGTGCTCTTTGACATGCTGTTCCACAACTTCCTGACAGAAGACCTAAAGTCCTACCAGACCTTCCAAAAGACCGCATCTTACTCAAAGCTCAGCAACCAGGATGACACCCGGGACGGACTTAGAAGACTGATGGATCTGCTATGA
- a CDS encoding PTS sugar transporter subunit IIA: protein MEKPQILLLTHGGWGMALVESLKMIMGAVDFVHEIPLTPELTFAEYYEQVEAFAADLPEKSLILTDVFGGTTTNVGAKVGRDRNLKVVSGLNAPLMIEACTQIMFTGDCNFDQVLQQGQASIIDVVAEITRSLKKKEG, encoded by the coding sequence ATGGAAAAGCCACAGATACTGCTCCTGACTCATGGAGGCTGGGGGATGGCGCTGGTGGAAAGTCTTAAGATGATCATGGGGGCGGTGGATTTCGTGCATGAGATCCCGCTTACGCCGGAATTGACCTTTGCGGAGTATTATGAACAGGTCGAGGCGTTTGCGGCAGACCTGCCGGAAAAATCCCTGATCCTTACAGACGTTTTTGGAGGCACTACTACAAATGTGGGGGCCAAGGTTGGCAGGGACCGGAATCTGAAGGTCGTATCGGGTCTGAACGCCCCGCTCATGATAGAGGCGTGTACGCAGATCATGTTTACGGGAGACTGCAATTTTGACCAGGTATTACAGCAGGGACAGGCGTCGATCATCGACGTGGTGGCGGAGATCACCAGGTCCCTTAAGAAAAAGGAGGGTTAG
- a CDS encoding DUF503 domain-containing protein — protein MLIVSLRIKLHAPWVHSLKEKRMIVKSLMAKLRNKFNVSVAEVDEQDIHQTIVIGVAAIVPHHAQADSVTEELQYFIEGNTEAEIVEIEKETY, from the coding sequence ATGTTAATAGTATCGTTGAGGATCAAACTTCATGCGCCTTGGGTTCACTCACTCAAAGAGAAGCGTATGATCGTCAAAAGCCTGATGGCTAAACTGCGGAACAAATTTAACGTATCGGTTGCGGAGGTGGATGAGCAGGACATACACCAGACCATTGTCATCGGCGTGGCGGCGATTGTGCCCCATCATGCCCAGGCAGACAGCGTTACAGAGGAGCTGCAGTATTTTATAGAAGGGAACACGGAAGCGGAGATCGTGGAGATTGAAAAGGAGACGTATTAG
- a CDS encoding cofactor-independent phosphoglycerate mutase: protein MKYIVMLGDGMADYPIEELGGKTPLEVAKKPNIDRLAQGGELGMVKTVPEGMKPGSDVANLSAMGYDPLKCYTGRSPLEAVSIGIQMTDTDVAFRCNLVTLSDETEYADKTMMDYSSGEITTAEAAELIKAVDAAFRTDEIVFYPGISYRHCMIWREGPVGLNLTPPHDISDQKVGTYLPEDPVILDLMKRSYEVLKDHPVNQDRRARGLNPANSIWLWGEGTRPGVFRFEDMYGVKASVISAVDLIKGIGICAGMKVIEVEGATGNIDTNFKGKGEAALQTLLDGQDLVYIHVEAPDECGHHGDVDGKVRSIELIDEQIVGPLLKGLEDAGEEYSILVMPDHPTPIAIKTHISDPIPYLLYRSTETVESGISSYTEKNGASTGRFVAQGQELMKKLLGR from the coding sequence ATGAAATATATTGTGATGCTTGGGGATGGAATGGCCGATTATCCCATAGAGGAACTTGGCGGAAAGACCCCACTGGAGGTGGCGAAGAAACCGAATATTGACCGGTTGGCCCAGGGCGGTGAGCTGGGTATGGTGAAAACGGTGCCGGAGGGGATGAAACCGGGCAGCGATGTGGCGAACCTTTCTGCTATGGGTTATGACCCACTCAAATGTTATACGGGACGTTCTCCTCTTGAGGCGGTCAGCATCGGGATCCAGATGACAGACACGGATGTGGCATTCCGCTGTAACTTAGTGACGCTGTCTGATGAGACGGAATATGCGGATAAGACCATGATGGATTACAGCTCCGGGGAGATCACCACTGCCGAGGCAGCGGAGCTGATCAAAGCGGTGGATGCGGCGTTTCGGACCGATGAGATCGTATTTTATCCGGGGATCAGCTACCGGCACTGTATGATCTGGCGGGAAGGGCCGGTGGGGCTTAATTTAACGCCGCCTCACGACATCTCAGACCAGAAGGTGGGAACATACCTGCCGGAGGATCCGGTGATCCTGGATCTGATGAAACGCAGCTATGAGGTGCTCAAAGACCATCCGGTCAATCAGGACCGCCGGGCAAGGGGACTGAATCCAGCCAACTCCATCTGGCTGTGGGGGGAAGGCACCAGGCCGGGCGTTTTCAGATTTGAAGATATGTACGGCGTGAAGGCGTCCGTGATCTCCGCTGTAGATCTGATCAAAGGGATCGGCATCTGCGCCGGGATGAAGGTGATTGAAGTGGAAGGCGCCACCGGAAATATTGACACCAACTTTAAAGGCAAGGGCGAGGCGGCCCTCCAGACCCTGTTGGATGGGCAGGATCTGGTCTACATCCATGTGGAAGCGCCGGATGAATGCGGCCACCACGGGGATGTGGATGGAAAGGTACGCTCCATTGAGCTGATCGATGAGCAGATCGTGGGGCCGCTGTTAAAGGGTCTTGAGGATGCCGGGGAGGAATATTCCATCCTGGTGATGCCGGATCACCCGACTCCCATCGCCATCAAGACCCACATCTCGGACCCGATCCCTTACCTGCTGTACCGCAGCACGGAGACGGTGGAATCGGGGATCAGCTCTTATACGGAAAAAAACGGGGCAAGTACCGGGCGGTTTGTGGCTCAGGGGCAGGAACTGATGAAGAAGTTGCTGGGCAGATAG
- a CDS encoding dihydroxyacetone kinase subunit DhaK, with product MKMKKFINNPENLTPELLEGFAEAHKDLVVLGDERMVINKKLDSADRVTIVTQGGSGHEPAISGFVGEGMVDISVVGDVFAAPGPQACVDAIKLADKGKGVLYIVLNHAGDMLTGNLTMKKCAKEGLNVVKVVTQEDIANAPRSNADDRRGLVGCIPTYKIAGAAAAEGKSLEEVAAVAQRFADNMATLAVAVTGATHPATGSLLADLGEDEMEIGMGQHGEGGGGRQPLKSADETAQIMLDGLIADLGIKEGEKIMLILNGTGATTLMELFIIYRKCVSYLKEKNIEIVANHVGELLTVQEQGGFQMFMARMDDELLHYWNAPCNTPYMKK from the coding sequence ATGAAAATGAAAAAATTTATCAACAATCCGGAGAACCTGACACCTGAATTGCTGGAAGGATTTGCAGAAGCACACAAGGATCTTGTAGTATTGGGCGATGAACGTATGGTCATCAACAAAAAATTGGATTCGGCAGACCGTGTGACGATCGTGACCCAGGGAGGTTCCGGGCATGAGCCGGCGATCAGTGGTTTTGTGGGTGAGGGCATGGTAGACATCTCGGTAGTGGGCGATGTATTTGCGGCTCCTGGACCGCAGGCCTGCGTGGACGCGATCAAGCTGGCGGATAAGGGAAAAGGCGTGCTCTATATCGTGCTGAACCACGCGGGCGATATGCTGACCGGCAACCTGACCATGAAGAAATGTGCCAAAGAAGGGCTGAATGTGGTAAAGGTAGTGACCCAGGAGGATATTGCCAACGCTCCGAGAAGCAATGCGGATGACAGACGGGGGCTGGTGGGCTGCATTCCCACCTACAAGATCGCGGGAGCGGCAGCAGCGGAAGGCAAGAGCCTGGAGGAGGTTGCGGCGGTCGCACAGCGTTTTGCGGACAATATGGCGACCCTGGCCGTGGCGGTGACCGGGGCAACCCATCCGGCGACCGGCAGCCTGTTAGCAGATCTGGGTGAGGACGAGATGGAGATCGGCATGGGCCAGCACGGCGAGGGCGGCGGCGGACGCCAGCCTCTTAAATCTGCGGACGAGACAGCCCAGATCATGCTGGACGGCCTGATCGCAGACTTAGGCATCAAGGAAGGCGAGAAGATCATGCTGATCTTAAATGGTACAGGCGCAACCACGCTGATGGAGCTGTTTATCATTTACCGTAAGTGTGTGTCTTACCTGAAAGAAAAGAATATTGAGATCGTCGCCAACCACGTGGGCGAGCTTTTGACCGTGCAGGAGCAGGGCGGTTTCCAGATGTTTATGGCGAGGATGGACGACGAGCTGCTTCATTACTGGAACGCGCCGTGCAACACCCCTTATATGAAAAAGTAA
- a CDS encoding DNA-deoxyinosine glycosylase — translation MNTEKSPYTHVRHTFEPVYDENSRILILGSFPSVKSRENDFYYGHPQNRFWRLMARLLSEPLPNTIEEKKTMLLRHRIAIWDVIAACDIKGSSDSSIRNVTPADLNRVLQAADIEKIIANGSTAFSLYKKYCEAQTGREAVKCPSTSPANAVFTLDRLADEWSRELTL, via the coding sequence ATGAACACCGAAAAATCCCCCTACACCCACGTCCGCCACACCTTCGAGCCCGTATACGATGAGAATTCCCGCATCCTGATTCTCGGCAGCTTCCCTTCCGTCAAATCCCGGGAGAATGACTTTTATTACGGGCATCCTCAAAACCGGTTCTGGAGACTGATGGCCCGGCTCCTGAGCGAACCGCTGCCAAACACCATCGAAGAGAAAAAGACCATGCTGCTGCGCCATCGCATCGCCATCTGGGACGTGATCGCCGCATGTGACATCAAAGGTTCCAGCGACAGCAGCATCCGGAACGTGACCCCCGCGGATCTAAACCGCGTCCTGCAGGCCGCAGACATAGAGAAGATCATTGCAAATGGCAGCACCGCTTTTTCCCTGTACAAAAAATACTGCGAAGCCCAGACAGGCAGGGAGGCTGTCAAATGCCCCTCTACCAGTCCTGCCAACGCAGTATTTACCTTAGACCGTCTTGCTGATGAGTGGAGTCGGGAGCTCACACTCTGA
- a CDS encoding methylated-DNA--[protein]-cysteine S-methyltransferase, producing MKYKYYYKTPDDFSDIWMNSDGEFLTGLWFEGSRDAAKHCIDCAEKLLPVFEDTMKWLDLYFEGKKPDFVPKYKIENLTDFRKEVMGYMLSIPYGETITYGDIAGDIAKKRGIEKMSSRAVGGAVGWNPICLIVPCHRVVGSNRSLTGYGGGIKNKIALLKLEQNDMDKFMIPKKGTAL from the coding sequence ATGAAGTACAAATATTATTATAAAACACCGGATGATTTTTCGGATATTTGGATGAACAGCGATGGGGAGTTTCTTACAGGTTTATGGTTTGAAGGTTCAAGAGATGCAGCCAAGCATTGTATTGACTGCGCAGAAAAGCTGCTTCCGGTTTTTGAAGATACGATGAAGTGGCTGGATTTATATTTTGAAGGAAAAAAGCCGGATTTTGTTCCGAAATACAAAATAGAAAACCTTACGGACTTTCGGAAGGAAGTCATGGGATATATGCTGTCAATTCCCTATGGGGAAACGATAACATATGGAGACATCGCCGGAGACATTGCGAAAAAACGGGGAATTGAAAAGATGTCTTCCCGTGCTGTTGGCGGTGCTGTCGGGTGGAATCCTATTTGCCTCATAGTTCCCTGCCACAGGGTGGTAGGTTCAAATCGCTCTTTGACAGGTTACGGTGGAGGGATTAAGAATAAAATTGCACTGCTTAAACTGGAACAAAATGATATGGACAAATTTATGATTCCAAAGAAAGGGACGGCACTATGA
- a CDS encoding class I SAM-dependent methyltransferase, with the protein MNHYDKVKKSFGKQAEKFAAYHMSKAEYTDYLTGRIHAEGNEHTLEVAAGTCICGRALAPYVKDVICLDLTEEMLEQGKKLAAKNHIQNISFVIDNAMKLPYDDGSFDLVITRLSLHHFTEPQKLFGEMQRVLKNGGKLVVWDMEATAEELRESNDAIEKMRDDSHTRILSREEFVLLYQDEFDLQVKETTLVPVNLQSWMELTDTPVDIQKHIVELMTADINGGVKTGFEPYWKDGQIWFDHRWLLLIGVKK; encoded by the coding sequence ATGAATCACTACGACAAAGTAAAAAAGTCATTTGGAAAGCAGGCGGAAAAATTTGCAGCATATCATATGTCTAAGGCAGAATACACCGATTATTTGACAGGGCGGATTCATGCAGAAGGCAATGAACACACATTGGAGGTTGCAGCCGGAACCTGTATATGCGGGAGAGCCCTGGCGCCTTATGTAAAAGATGTTATTTGCCTGGATTTGACGGAAGAGATGCTTGAGCAGGGAAAGAAACTTGCTGCAAAAAATCATATACAAAACATATCTTTTGTTATAGATAATGCAATGAAATTACCCTATGATGACGGTTCCTTCGACCTTGTCATCACAAGACTGTCTCTGCATCATTTTACAGAACCGCAAAAACTTTTCGGTGAGATGCAAAGAGTGCTAAAAAACGGCGGGAAATTAGTGGTCTGGGATATGGAAGCTACAGCAGAGGAATTGAGAGAAAGTAATGATGCCATAGAAAAAATGCGTGATGATTCCCACACACGAATATTGAGCCGGGAGGAATTTGTATTGCTGTATCAGGATGAGTTTGATCTTCAAGTGAAGGAAACAACTCTTGTACCTGTGAATCTTCAAAGCTGGATGGAACTGACAGATACGCCTGTGGATATTCAAAAACATATAGTTGAACTTATGACTGCTGATATAAATGGCGGTGTAAAGACGGGCTTTGAACCATATTGGAAAGATGGGCAAATATGGTTTGATCATAGATGGTTGTTACTAATCGGTGTAAAAAAATAA